Genomic segment of Zingiber officinale cultivar Zhangliang chromosome 11B, Zo_v1.1, whole genome shotgun sequence:
gagagaggggggaggtaaaaaaaatactaaaagaatttaaaaaaaaacgtaaagtttaaaaagaaaataataataataatatatataattggTTTTATAATCGaggataatatagtaaaatattaaattagattataatttttaaataaattaatttttattagtagattgaattaaataattttaaattatattttatttctcataATCTTAGGAGGTGCTTGGTAGGCGGGTTTTGGATGCTGGAATGAGAATGAAATTTAGTTTATTCCCATTCTTGATGCTTGGTAGATGGGAATCAAAATCAAAATATGGATTTGATACCTATACTTTCATAACTCACCCACCCTTAGGTTATCGTTAAACTCATTCTTCCCTATTCATGTGATTTTTTTTGACGACCCAGCCCCTCGAGCCAAatcttttcttctcttttgatTTTCGCATTTCTACGTCTTTCTTCCTCACTCGCCGCTGCGCCTCAACTCGCCTCTTTGCCATAGTCTGGTTTGTTGAAGGTGAGCCAGTTGCCTCAACTCGTCTTTCTTTCTCTTTTGATTTTCGCATTTCAGCGTCCTTTTTTAACCTAATTTTCGTCAATCAGAATTAGTGTTCTTTATTTTCTATTGGTGACAACAGTGGTCCTTTTTCTAGGACTATGGAACTCGATCGTTGCTTTTGAGATCTCTTTCTTCAATGAATGTAGTTTTATAATTTTCGTTCGATCACTTCGTCATGACATCTCTTATTTCCTATGATGTTCATTTACTCTATAAAtgttttttgaaatgattgtatactttactttatgtgaaGTAAAGAATCCACAGAAAAAAAACATACAAACTATTTAATTATGGCCTAAATTTATACCACTTTTCTATATCTTGATTTAACTTAAGCCACTGTTTAAACCCAATTTTCTAGATAGAAGACATAAGTCAATGAGGTTACATGTTTTTTATCTGAAATTTGAGCATTGTTATGATTTGGTTCCGTATTTATTTATATATGCATGAGCTGTTTGATATTTATTCATATATGGTTTTGGTTCTGACTTATTATTTGTGACATCGGTTGTTAAATGATGTAGATAAACATGGCACGACCACTATTAAATTATAGAAGATGTAGATTATTATGCACTTTGTGGAATATGTATGGAATGCTCATGAGTTGTTTGGTTGTTATACTTTATCAAATTGCAATACTTGCATATCGTCGAAGTAGGATTCGTCAAATAAAAAGTAAGGAGAACAAATCGATTGCACGTGTGAAATGGATGTTCAACCTTACAAAAGAGAGCGATGAAATAAGTATTAGTGAACTTCGAATGGATAGGAAAACATTCAGGATATTGTGTGATATGGTTCAAAGTGTTGGAGGCTTAAAAGCCACAAAAAATGCCACTATTGATGAAATTGTGACCTTATTTCTCTATGTGTTGGCACAACATAAAAAAAATCGAACGATGAGTCTCCTTTTTAAATGAAATCGGGAGACAGTGAGTTGTCATTTCAATCTATGTCTTCGAGCAATTTTACAACTACACAACATATTGCTCAAGAAACTTGAACCGATACATTATGACTACGAAGAAGATAGATGGAAACCATTTAAGGTAAGCATTTTTTAATCGCCTATAATTCTTCAGTTTAattgtattttttatttcaatatataattattataattaaaaattattataggaTTGTTTAGGTGCTTTAGATGATACCTTTATCCAAGTGACACCCCCTAAAGAAGAAAAACAATGTTATCGCACAAGAAAAGAGGGGATTGCATCAAGAGCATCTCACTTTAAGGAGAAAAAGAAATCATCCGTTGACAGAGTTCAACAAGTTTCAAAGAGGATAAAGACTTCAGCTGTGCAAAATGTCGATTCTGACTTCAAGTTACTCAATGCTCAGGTCAAGGGATTTATGCAAACTATTAGCTCATAATTTGAGTCAATGTCATCTTGGGTTCAAGGTAAATCCTCAAAAATGTCACAAGTTCTTGAGATGTTGGATAAGTATGGTTTCGTTGGTAAGAACAAGTGCAAGGCTGCTCAAGTAATTTGTGAAGATCTTGTGAAGGTTGAGTTATTGTTCAATTTAGATCCCTCTGAAGTTGAAGATTTTATACTCAGTTGCTTGGAATAGTATGTTTGTGATGTCGTCGGATTTGAAGAATATTTTTTTGCTTCTATCATTTTTGATATTGTGATAGATGTTTTAATTATGCAAGACCATTGACAGAGTTGTTGTCATCATAttgcattttttttaataaaattgttcAGTCCATGACTTTGTgtgattatttttatattttacttaTAAGCGTAAAATGAGAATTTTGGTCGATTCTTATTCCATAATTTAAGCCAAATCAAGCAACATTAATGGGAATAATATTCATTCCAATATCTATACCAAGCACCATCAATCCAGTAATCATTTCCATTGCCATTAACCCCTCAATGAAAATCCATTATCATTTTTATTGTCAAATATATACCAAGCACCCCCTTAGTTATACGCTGTAACCAAACCCACAACTTTAAGTGTCtttctaatttaaattaaaagaattaataattttttttatttaggttaTTTGTAtgatgtatttattttttaattattaatgttattttgataatttatgaatttaaattttatttatatataagttcAAATATAAaaataggggtgtaatcgagccgagccgagccgaactcttgaatgttttgagtttgacttgtttaTAATTGAACCGAgcttgagctttatttaacgaatatatttatggctcacgagcttattcaaacttttatcgagcataaacgagcttaataagtataaattataaatttaaatattcattaaaaattaaattatatatttagagaaaattataataatcttattaaaatttataattttattttaataaatatatttaatatatttgtctatatttttcataagtattatgtaaaatctataaatttaatatcaaaattattattttttaatttaaaagttgattcatgagctacGTGTTCACAAGCTAACGAGTCGAGTATTACGAATcttgagcttgatttatttatcttaacgagtctcattaaacgagctcaaacaaacttttatcgaatcaaaattcgaatagttcacgagcggtttgattcatttacacctCTATATAAAAGTGTGGGATCCAAAGTTtatttagagatttttttttaatagaggAGGTTTTGATTTTACGTGGTGACGTGGCATCGAGGGAACTCGTGAAGAGGTCCCTAATAAGAGAAGCGAAGAAGAAAGGGCAGCGGCTGGAGCCTGAAGGGGCGGCTGCGTCCGGAGATCACTTATGGCATCGGCGAGAATACGAGATACGATGTGGAGGAGAGCGTGCGTTGCTTACTTACGATCCGCCCTGCCAAGGTCCCGCTCCGCCTCCCTGACCGGCCCCGGAAGCACTCTCGCTCCCGCTTCATCGTCCTCGCCGTTTGTCTCCACCTCCTGCCTCTTCTCATCCGATTCCGGTAGCCCCGCTTCCTTACGATCCGCCCTGGCAACTTCACGATCCGTTGCATTTTATTTCATTTGGGATTTCTTGTTGAGTCAGGAGTTCTTGGGTTTCTTGTTTTCCCTTCTATGTTCAGGTGATGGGAAGTTGAAGAAGAGGGCCGAGGATGCGATGCCCATCGCCGCTGGGATCGAACGCGTGGAACTTGAGGCCGAGCTCGAGGTTCccgtccatttttttttttttattctgcaACGATATTTTGTTTGGCTTGATGAATGACTGGACCCGGTACTATATTTCGGTGTTGAATTCAGGTGAAGAAGCGCTTCGAAAATATAGATGAACCAGTTGGTCCTTTCGGCACCAAGGTTGGAAGCTATTATGTTAAGATATAGATCATGTTCACTGTTTTTTTCTGAGATGCTATCGGTTTCCTCTACTCATTAAAACTTCCGTGTTGTAGGGGGACTAaggttatttaaaatatttacttcaGGAGAACCTCGTTTCTGGATATACATCCCTTTTACTTTCTTACAGATTGTTAAGGAAAATATATCATACTTAATGTTATATTCCAAAAAAATTCACAAAAAAAAGTAACATTAATCGACAATATTTGTGACCTATTAGAGGACAGTGAACGAGGATAATTTGAATTATTATCTAGGTGACTATTTGCGTCTAGAGTGATACACAAACAAATTCAATTTGGGTTGGATTAAGGGGTTATGCGGCtgggataatttaaataaattcaatttgaGTTTGTGTTGGGCATTGTGGTTTTTGATGGGTCTGACAAGTGGGTCTTGTGATTATGATTAATAAGCTCCATTTGTACTCAATTTGAATGAGTTGCAATGGAACCATGGTAGATTATTTAGACCTGGTTTAGTTATATTCTTTGGTTCAGtttggtttagggttttaatCTGCATGCAAAGTCCCTTGTCAACCATCAGTTGCAAACACAGAAGAAAAATAGACTTTTATGATATCCTTCTTACCTGATGAACAGAATTCATTTGGTAGAATGGTATTATCTTTTTCTTGCCTGTTTCATTTTTATTCTTGATTCCTTATGTTGTTCAGTTTTTTAAAACCTCTGGCTTGCTTTTTACACTGGATTCTGAGTGATGACACTTGTTATGATCTGCTCCTGACCTTCCATGTAGCTACCCAATATGTCTGTCTGGttatgattgttttttttttgttcttttgatCCTACTCTGAAAACTAGCTACTGTGGCTGATTAAGTTACATATACTGCGATATAGAATCATTCTAATTGACTATCTATACATGGAATTTTTAGTAAAGCTTGTTTAACTTATATGGGCATTCTACTGATCTTATGCATAATCTTCTCCTGTATTATTTAAGTCCTGTGATTCGGAATGTGGAGGGCAAACTTCTATAGCAAAGTCATAAATTAGCCTAACTAAATGTTGCTGTCTTGCACCTTTGATTCAGTTGAGACTTGATTCTAAAGAATCTAGACTATATTCCTTCactattctaatttcttttcatcTGGTAATGGTTAGCATATTATTTGTTTTTGGTGTTTATTGTTGATATGTTTCATTTACAAATTGTTTATTATCCTATCATTACAGGAAGCACCTGCTATCATTCAATCTCGTTATGACAAGAGGATAGTTGGCTGTCCCGGGGGTGAAGGGGGTAAGTTGATAGAAGCTTCTCAGtgttttcttcttcattgttttttttttttgcccttttttttttgtataaaatAGGCTATCGTGGTACTTGCTTTTTCTTATGATAAATAATAGTGTGAAAAAATTGTGCCTTCTTGGAAGATCTTGATCTTGTTGCTAACTCACATTAGTAATTTTTGTTTTTCGTTTCAGAGGATGAACATCATGTTATTTGGTTTTGGTTGGAGAAAGGCAAGCCACATGAATGCCCTATTTGCTCCCAGTACTTTGTGGTAATTGTGATTTTAAGCGTGTAACATTTTAAACAAACAAGAACCTTTAGAttcaattttaaatatattactgCAACTTGTATATTTTGAAGAGGAACCATCACATACATTTCCTTGTCTTTCAGCTGGAAGTGGTTGGTAAGGGAGGGCCTCCACCTTAGATCTGGAGCTGATGGCGATCATTAGATCTGGAGCTGATCTCtgctaaaaaaaattttaaaaaaaaaggaagaaaaaaatagcGATGAGTGATTGTATGTAGCTTCAGACAAATTTCAGTAATCTTTGTTCAATTTTCTTGCCCAAGTGAGGGTTTTGTTTCCTATCCACTTTTTTTCTATGGCTAAGATGGCCATTTATCAGTACATTGTCAAATAAACAACTTACACTCCATCTTTTTGTACTGTGTTCGTATAAACACCCTGTATCTTTACAATTTTTAGCATCTGCTGGCTTGTGAGAAAAGATGGGAAGAACAATGGCATGGATGCCAAGAAATTGGAAGCAAAATTGGGTGGTCGTACAGTTTGTGCATATTTCGTTCATGTTTTTTGAATTACGGAATTTGATTTGTTGAACGTGTTTTGATGGCACTACATGAAAACTTGTGATGAATTACTAGTTCGATATATTGAATTTGAGATTCAGATTGGCTAATGTTTATTTGGCAATTCACTTTTGTGCGTTAGGATGTGGGTTTCAGGTTGTCTTAAAGCATGGCTGCATGGTTATTGGATTTGGCAATTCATTGTTCTTTCGATTTCCCAGTGCTATATTCTACTTTGCTTAGATGATATCGCACAACATGAGCATTCAGATTGAATGTTTTCTTTAGGACAATTCTTAAATTTTCTTCCTGCTCTTTGAACTTTACACCATTTTATTCTCTGTACAGAGTTGATGAGCATTTGTATTCGTCCCTTCTTGCGCTTCACATGCTTCCTGCTTCTTATGCAGGGGTGGACTGTGGATGGGTGAAGACAAGTTGGCTTCTGCTTCATATTTGGGTCAGTTTGAACATTTGCAAACAAGTTCGCTTCGATCAGGCAAATAGAGGTCTATTCtttgtttgtttgtttctttctttttcttcctccacTAAAGTTAAGTTTGGAACCAAACTTCAATCCAATCCATGCATTGGGGAAAAAATTACCCatcaaaaatgaaaatttaattttgatcagTTCAATAAAGAAAAATCACGAGTACATGAGCAATCGGATATTATGGCCCAATTTCTAATCATAACATTGCTGGTTGGCTCTTGGTCACGGTCATTGCATGATGAAAGCATTTCCCAAAGAGAATCCAATCACCACAAGCACTCACTTGCCTTTGCTCTCTTTCACGGTTCCCCCCTTCACCAATGCTCCTTTGGCTTCACCCGAGAGAACCATCAACACAAATCATCCTCTGGTTTTGCAACTCCTCCATGAGAAAGTAATTAAgggagaaggaaggaaggaaggaaggggaAAAAAAGCAAAAGAAGAGCCCTGATTTAAGCTGTCAGATAAAGCAAAGGATATATATTGAAGTTGGATAGCAAAATAACATTTCAAGGGACATGATACGAATGAAAAAGATGGTCAAGTCCATCCTCCAAGACCTGCTTTATTTATTGGAAACCACCATTTTTTTTTCCCTCCTCCCCTTTTActttcttgagaaattcactatCGAAATtgaagaaataataataataaagccaACCAAAACTATGATCTTATCTTGCTTTGTGCTCTTTTGGGGGATAAATTAcatgttttgattttctttttcctcttctagTTTGGATATATTCACTTTCAATCATTTTGACTAAAGTTGCTAGTTAAGTGACCGTTGGCATGGGAAACTGGACATATACGGGCCTACTCTTCCAAAGTCCTTAATTTTGATGATTAGAAATCTTCAATAATTGTGTCATTTAGTGTAAATAATTAATTCTCCAAATATTACAAACTATTCAATATGCTAACCATCCTGATTTTGATCTCATGTCTTGTATATAACCAAATTTGACTGCTAGGAATCAtgcaaaaaagaaagaaagaaaaaaaaaaacttgagagGTGCAACTCGAATGCTCACCTCTCTCATGGATGTCTCAAAAGATGTTAATTACTACATGATTCATGTTCAAGTATAAGTCTTTAGCATCCTTCCCCAGGCTCTTTATCTCTTCATCTCCTTTTGCCAGTGTTCAAGGAGTGCAGTGAAAAAGAAAAGTGAGAATACGAGTTAGATTCTCCATTGTTGAGGCCCACGCAATGGATGTATAAAAGACACCTTAAGCTCACAAAACCTAACACCAAGCAAACAGCAACTATTACTTACACCACCTCACAACTCCACTTCCTCCTTGTGAAGGTAAGTGAAAAAGATTTGAGGTTGTTTTACTAGATTTGATGTTGTTTTACTAGATTTGATGTAGTACTGacaaaaaaacttttttttttcttctttagataAGTAGTGGCCTTTGATGTAGTCGAACGTAAGAAAATTGTAACGTTGCGTGATCTAATTTGTAGTTTTTTTTCGTTTGAGAAGATGAACAGGAAGCCCGGAGACTGGACCTGTAGGTCCTGCCAACACCTCAATTTCAGCCGCCGTGATTCCTGCCAACGGTGCAGCGACCCgcggccgaccggaggtgaccgCTCCTCCGACTTCTTCAGCTTCGGCAGTGGCGGCGGCGGCCGCGGGGGCTCGTCCTTCGGCTTCATTGGCTCCGACGTCCGCCCCGGCGACTGGTACTGCTCCTGCGGTGCCCACAACTTCGCCAGCCGCTCCAGCTGCTTCAAGTGTGCCTCCCTGAAGGAGGACTCCGCCGTCGGCAGCGGCGGCAGCTTCGATGGAGACACACCGCGGTCACGGGGCTACAGCTTCGGAGGAGGCGGCGGCCGTGCTGGGTGGAAATCTGGCGATTGGATTTGCAACAGGTGTCAATGCATGGATTCCTCTCTTCTCAGTCGTCTAAATTTTAAACAAATGAAACACAATGTTTCCTAATCATGAGCGTGATTTTTAAAAAGGTCGGGCTGCAACGAACACAACTTTGCGAGCAGAATGGAATGCTTCCGCTGCAATGCGCCAAGGGATTCTGGTATATTAATAATCACAAAACCATGAGATTGCATGCTCTTTTCTTGGGAAATCCAATCTGAATTCATCAGCATTCTTGTGATGACAGGCACTGAAGTCTGAGAAGAATCAAAGACGAAACAACGACGAAGAGATGAATGAATGAGAAGAAATCTGAATTACTAGTTTTGTTTTGCTTTCTTTGGTTTCGAAGTCTATGTACTTGTACTACCGAACTAGTGTGTCGCTGCACCTTAATTTTCTACTTAATTAGTGTCTTCGATCGCTTTGATATTtatgttcctttctatcttattGTTAATGCGAGATCTCTGTTCTAGTAGCACATGTTTTCGCAAATGTTGATGGTCTAAAACTCATAATGCAAGTGGTTTCCAGATAGCGATCCTCCAATTTTAAATAAGCTCGCAAAGACATATATATAGCTTCTGAATCATGTTCTTTCTTTGATCAAGATTCTGTACGTAATGAACTGATTTTTCATGTGAAGAGAGAAATTGCTCTGGTCAAAAGTTTAAAGCATCTTAGTTTTTATTTGTATTGCACCACTGCTACTTTCTGTTTTAGCAGGATGCTTTTCCATGACGCCTTTTGATTGAGCTTTATAACTTTTGCAAATTTAATGTATCCCATAGTTCATCCGAAACTTTAGTTTGCGGATAGTTTCCTAACTAAATGATCTATCTTGATTCTTGAACCCTCTTGAaatccttttcctttcttttgcCAAGCCTACGTAACTATGGATATGAACAGTCTTAATTATAGATATGAACAGCATTTAGCGTACATTAATTCAATACATGGTGTGAACTTATTAGTGTTGTTTCCAGGATGAAACAGCAAAGCAGTCGTAATTTTTACAATTAGCAAGCTGAAGAAACCTTCGATTGCTATGATAATATCAAACGGAGTATATCGCCAGAATATTTGAATGATTTCTCAGTTTCCTCCAGACAATGATCCTTCTCTTCTCTGGACCAGTtctgccaaaaaaaaaaatagtgaaatataAAGCAGAACGTCtaaaatttgaaagaaaaaaCAGAAGGAAAAACTTAATAGGCAAGGGGGGAAAATGTCCAGGGTCATACCGAAGCAACCCTGTTCAGCTTATCACGCACATTTTGCAATAGTTCAGATAGATCACCATCCCACTTGTAGAATTCGAGCTCCTTGTTGTTTAAGATTTTCTCTGCCACCTAGGTGAAACAGAGATGAAGTTAGATTGAAAAAGAGTAGATGAATTTCATAGATGGCATGATGGTGAAGTACAGACACCACTACAAATAAGCTGTATGCAACCATAGTCAAGGGGTTATTTAAATGAGATTGTGTTACGTACTATGATTTGCAGCAGATACAAAAGGCATGGCAAATTATGAATGCTGTTAGCCAAGACATATTACCCTTCTACAGATTCTAGGAGATAAAATAACAGATTGACCTGAGAAGAACAAGTTTCGTTGTCTATTGCTGTGAACCTGTCTATTTGAACGCTCATGCTgtgaatctatctatttcttaaaTATTGAACATCCTCAATAATAACATATTTTAAAACTCTAAGTAGTTTTTATGCTCCTCTCATGATGCTCTTCATTGCGAGATTTTGGTTCCAAACTGGACAAAACTGTAATAATGTGAATGAAATGCTTACCAAGGGAAACAATTATGCTGCTTGTAAGAGCTAAACTGATTCTATGATATTACCTTTTCTGGATAGACTAAGTAGACAGATTCAGTGCCTTAAAAGTCATATGAAAAAATCACAGTATCAAGTGATAATGGAAGTGGCGAAGGGAGCAAACATCTTACTACCATATGTAAGAACGTATGAAGGAAAGCTAGATATAAAAGTAATGGTCACAAGCATTAGTAATAACATCAAGTGACCAAGGCAAGGCAACTTTTGCACAAGAGATGCAATTTTTCAGGAGGTCACAATCTGGAAAATGACATTTAGAGAAAAATTAAGTACCTTTTTGCCAATCATTCGCCCACCAGCACTATGAGCAAAGTATATATTGTAAAAGTGGCAGATGAAAGCTTGAGGATCCTTTTGAGATAGCTCCTCGAGATACTGGGCATAAGAAACACCAGGAGAAGAAGGCTTGGGAATGGTATGCCCTTGGTCCTTGAACCATTTTAGATCTTCAGCTAATTTTTCAGACCTTTCCAAGCCAGTACTCCTGAACTCAGCATCTACAATACAATGGTTATGTATATACTGAACTATGTTCCAAATACATAACACTAGTAAATTGCCACAATTTGCCTGTTcctataaataaaatcaaattttctttaaaatatcaTAGATAGTAGTTTATCTTATTATTTCATCGTTAGATCCAAAAAGCAGCTACCGTGCAAGCACAAGCGTGTTACTAATAGAAACTAACAAAAACAGACTAACAGTTAGAAAGCAACAAATGCCCTGTTTTATTCCAATTTCCTATCCTTATTTTGCAAATACTTGTAGCATCCATCAACTactaaattttaacataatataatTTACAGGCGACGCAACAACAAGAGGTCACCCACTGCCTTCATTTGGTTTGGATTGGGATGTATTTTTTTGACAGTCCATACGGCTgaattaataaaagaaaaatcaactGATACAGACAAACTTTATCCTATGTAGAAGTGTAGCTGAACCTTTCTTGTTGAACCAAAGGATTTATAAAAATGATGACTTGTATACTTAAGCAAAATCTAAGCAGCAGTAAATATAACAGCTTTGAACGGTCAACGAAAACTTTAGCTGATGA
This window contains:
- the LOC122033557 gene encoding cytochrome c oxidase subunit 5b-2, mitochondrial-like gives rise to the protein MASARIRDTMWRRACVAYLRSALPRSRSASLTGPGSTLAPASSSSPFVSTSCLFSSDSGDGKLKKRAEDAMPIAAGIERVELEAELEVKKRFENIDEPVGPFGTKEAPAIIQSRYDKRIVGCPGGEGEDEHHVIWFWLEKGKPHECPICSQYFVLEVVGKGGPPP
- the LOC122033555 gene encoding heme oxygenase 1, chloroplastic-like, giving the protein MASSTLPISQSQAFCARARLIPASLSGPVRFALPHRHRRDASFRKPLRTMVVTATTAEMPKKRQASRDRSFVDEMRTVAMKLHTKDQAKEGEKESKSPPVAKWEPSIEGYLRFLVDSKIVYDTLETIIQKAAYPWYAEFRSTGLERSEKLAEDLKWFKDQGHTIPKPSSPGVSYAQYLEELSQKDPQAFICHFYNIYFAHSAGGRMIGKKVAEKILNNKELEFYKWDGDLSELLQNVRDKLNRVASNWSREEKDHCLEETEKSFKYSGDILRLILS
- the LOC122033556 gene encoding TATA-binding protein-associated factor 2N-like isoform X1; the encoded protein is MYKRHLKLTKPNTKQTATITYTTSQLHFLLVKMNRKPGDWTCRSCQHLNFSRRDSCQRCSDPRPTGGDRSSDFFSFGSGGGGRGGSSFGFIGSDVRPGDWYCSCGAHNFASRSSCFKCASLKEDSAVGSGGSFDGDTPRSRGYSFGGGGGRAGWKSGDWICNRSGCNEHNFASRMECFRCNAPRDSGTEV
- the LOC122033556 gene encoding ranBP2-type zinc finger protein At1g67325-like isoform X2, with the protein product MNRKPGDWTCRSCQHLNFSRRDSCQRCSDPRPTGGDRSSDFFSFGSGGGGRGGSSFGFIGSDVRPGDWYCSCGAHNFASRSSCFKCASLKEDSAVGSGGSFDGDTPRSRGYSFGGGGGRAGWKSGDWICNRSGCNEHNFASRMECFRCNAPRDSGTEV